Proteins from a single region of Corylus avellana chromosome ca11, CavTom2PMs-1.0:
- the LOC132165630 gene encoding two-component response regulator 24-like — MAPAIEGMVPAIESSEGNNKMNKGYQYPSWKKKLRGLVVDNEELCRIVEKGIMGLCGVETQAVETGEAAVELIASGATFDIIVIDRFLPSMTGPETARKMREMGVESKIIGLFALYFEGDEEEFVAAGVDDFKEKPLSPNWLVPMLRELDN, encoded by the exons ATGGCACCAGCAATTGAAGGAATGGTACCTGCAATTGAATCATCTGAGGGGAATAACAAGATGAACAAAGGGTATCAGTATCCGAGCTGGAAGAAGAAGCTGAGAGGGCTTGTGGTGGATAATGAAGAATTGTGTCGAATTGTGGAGAAGGGAATTATGGGTTTGTGTGGTGTGGAAACACAAGCTGTGGAGACTGGGGAGGCTGCAGTGGAGCTCATTGCTTCTGGAGCAACTTTTGATATCATTGTCATTGACAGGTTTCTGCCTTCCATGACTGGGCCTGag ACTGCTAGGAAGATGCGTGAGATGGGCGTTGAAAGCAAGATTATAGGTCTTTTTGCATTGTATTTTGaaggagatgaagaagaatttGTTGCTGCTGGAGTTGACGACTTCAAGGAAAAGCCACTATCACCCAATTGGTTGGTCCCCATGCTAAGGGAGCTGGACAACTAG
- the LOC132165832 gene encoding two-component response regulator 24-like has translation MLKSKNGMKDGLLNSVKAGPPALLELSSKITALVVDDNTLNQTIHHRLLDNLGIQNQVVGNGKEAVDVHCSGKNFDLILMDMDMPVMNGIEATRKLRTMGIRSLIAGVSARSTEKEKQEFIEAGLDDYQEKPLTTTKLASILHKVKKDG, from the exons ATGTTGAAGAGTAAAAATGGGATGAAAGATGGACTTCTAAATAGCGTTAAAGCTGGGCCTCCTGCACTGCTGGAGCTATCATCTAAGATAACTGCTCTTGTTGTGGATGATAACACTCTCAATCAAACGATTCACCACAGACTCTTGGACAATCTAGGCATACAAAACCAGGTGGTCGGGAATGGCAAAGAAGCTGTTGATGTCCATTGTTCAGGAAAAAACTTTGACCTCATTTTGATGGACATGGATATGCCTGTCATGAATGGGATTGAG GCAACGAGGAAACTCCGCACCATGGGAATTCGTAGTTTGATTGCGGGTGTATCGGCACGCtcaacagagaaagaaaaacaagagtTCATAGAAGCAGGCCTGGATGACTATCAAGAGAAGCCTTTGACTACCACTAAGCTTGCTTCAATCCTCCATAAGGTCAAAAAAGATGGTTGA